From Ammospiza caudacuta isolate bAmmCau1 chromosome 15, bAmmCau1.pri, whole genome shotgun sequence, a single genomic window includes:
- the RAB5IF gene encoding GEL complex subunit OPTI, whose amino-acid sequence MSGGRRRDEPPHPQHHAVANGGAAGRGSVWGKALRSDSAWHDKDEFLDVIYWFRQIIAVILGIIWGVVPLKGFVGIAVFCLINAGVLYLYFSSFQQIDEEEYGGTWELTKEGFMTSFALFLVVWIIFYTAIHYD is encoded by the exons ATGAGCGGCGGGCGGCGCCGGGACGAGCCGCCGCACCCGCAGCACCACGCGGTGGCCAacggcggcgcggccgggcgcGGCTCCGTGTGGGGCAAAGCGCTGCGCAGCGACTCCGCCTGGCACGACAAG GACGAGTTTTTAGATGTGATCTACTGGTTCCGGCAGATCATCGCGGTTATTCTGGGAATCATCTGGGGAGTGGTTCCACTGAAGGGATTCGTGGGAATAGCAGT ATTCTGCCTGATCAATGCTGGTGTTCTGTACCTCTACttcagcagcttccagcagatAGATGAGGAGGAGTATGGTGGGACATGGGAGCTAACGAAGGAGGGATTCATGACATCTTTTGCACTGTTTCTG GTGGTCTGGATAATCTTCTATACTGCCATCCACTATGATTGA